A genomic window from Silene latifolia isolate original U9 population chromosome Y, ASM4854445v1, whole genome shotgun sequence includes:
- the LOC141631253 gene encoding uncharacterized protein LOC141631253, translating into MDDMKGKIKFEIFEKFEGIDFRRWQKKMHFKLSHLKVAYVITTPCPPEPEDDQAIDAIRRNAKWENDDYICRGHILNGMSNTLFDMYQHVESSTFLWDQLEKRYMDEDATSSKFLVSRFMNYKMTYSRPVSEQFNELVHIINHFSQCDMPMNENMSVSSIIEKLPPTWKNFKHDLKHKKEAMTLAQLGRSLQVEEGLRAEENEKPTGKVDAKGSSINMVEQGESSKWKDKDKGKGKKRPYNDTNNEPNKKPKSACWICGKTGHFKADC; encoded by the coding sequence ATGGATGACATGAAAGGAAAAATTAAGTTTGAGatatttgaaaaatttgaaggaATTGATTTTCGTAGATGGCAAAAGAAAATGCACTTCAAACTTTCTCATTTAAAAGTAGCATATGTGATTACTACACCATGTCCTCCGGAACCGGAAGATGATCAAGCCATTGATGCCATCCGTAGGAACGCTAAATGGGAAAATGATGATTATATATGTCGTGGACATATATTAAATGGTATGTCAAATACACTATTTGATATGTATCAACATGTTGAATCTTCTACTTTTCTTTGGGATCAATTGGAGAAGAGGTATATGGATGAAGATGCCACAAGTAGCAAGTTTTTGGTAAGTCGTTTTATGAACTATAAAATGACGTACTCTCGTCCCGTGTCGGAACAATTTAATGAACTAGTTCATATTATTAATCATTTTTCTCAATGTGACATGCCTATGAATGAGAATATGTCTGTGTCTAGTATTATTGAGAAATTACCACCGACTTGGAAAAATTTTAAACATGATTTGAAACATAAAAAGGAAGCAATGACTTTGGCTCAACTTGGTAGAAGTCTCCAAGTCGAGGAAGGCCTTAGGGCCGAAGAAAATGAGAAACCTACCGGAAAGGTAGATGCTAAGGGTTCCTCCATTAATATGGTGGAACAAGGGGAAAGTTCTAAATGGAAGGACAAGGACAAAGGCAAAGGCAAGAAACGACCTTATAATGATACTAATAATGAACCGAACAAGAAACCAAAAAGTGCTTGTTGGATATGCGGTAAAACCGGACACTTTAAGGCGGATTGCTGA